The genomic window TGCGAGATAGGTTACCCACCAAATCAAACCTGATCTCTCGCGACTCTTGCGACGCAGGTTACCCACCAAATCATTtttgacttgttaaaaaaaaattaagaaaagtaaacgTTTTCCTTCCAATCTAATATAGCATGTTGTTCACTTCACGGTCAGCCTTGCACAGACGCACACACAACACACCATCCACaactagggttgggaacaggccaggccaggccaggccttgacaggcctgagcctggcctacgattttttttcaagcttgagcctggcctgtggcctatcaaatgttattttttttggcctggcctgagccttttaaaagcctggcctggccttgtagcctgtttaaaagcatgtgttacattaaagcttctctatatagtttttttaaatagcctaaacaggccttaaaaagttcacatttaaatttttataatttctacaacattaagaaaaaactaataatatgattaacacaataattaaaaactaataaaataacaaatacgattacgaaaagttgcaataattaaaagctaataatatttatataaataatatttttttataagatataaataataatattatataaataataattattataaacaggtctggcctatttatgtaaacaagccgttttcaaagcctaagcctgccatttttaataaccaggccagaccaggcttatacaggcctggccgaaggcccctgtagaccgcctggcctattcccaaccctatcCACATCACCCCCATCCCATGCCTCACATGCTTTCCTCGCCTTATaggtatattatattttttgctaAACCCACCTACTACTCCCACCCCCTATCACGTGCCTTCCTAATATTCTTCCAAAATAAACCACGTGCGTCACCATTCTTTGCACACTACACTACAGACACTAGTATCACATAGCGCGTGCTCCACAAATTTCCTCTTCTCCACAAAACAATATTACTGTATTACACCTTACtttcccaaaaaataaaaaaaaacaaacgtaAGACCGTGGTCACCGTAGTACTTTTCTGTCACAACCCtccatcacaaaaaaaaaaacacaaaaacgaACCACAAAACCTGGTTCTCTCATCCAACAACCAGTATTTCGCCACGTCATAACATCTTCCAGAAATTCCATCAATTACCTAAGACAGTATCACTGTGAAACCGCTAACGAAAGTTGAAAACAAAAgagaacaatatatatataaagaaacaACGAATAAAAGCATATTATCAATTATTGTTCTGTTCAATTCAaagcctttttcattttcagCGTTTGCGAGTTGCGTTTGTTTCTTTACGCAGCACGCCACTACTGTTCATTCTCTTCTTCTTAATCGATTTTCTGGAAAAGCTATTTTCGCCGATTAACAAACTTAACCAAACATGCCTTCCAGTCACTTGCTTCTCGAGGAACCAATTAGGATGGCTTCCATCCTAGAACCATCAAAAGCCGTTAGTTTCTTATTGTTTTCCTTTTCAATCTATAGAtcttgtttttatgtttttcttttaatttttcataattgatttaattgaaattattattgatTGTGTTTATGCAGAGTTTTTTTTCTGCAATGACAAAGATTGTTGGAACATTGGGTCCTAAATCTCGATCTGTTGAGACTATTTCTGGCTGTCTTAAAGCTGGCATGTCTGGTATGTCTTAGATTGTGCTTGAAGTTTTTTACTGAAGAATTAATTGATATAGAGGCTTATAGATTTTAtgtgattttttgttgttgttgttgttgttgtttgcaGTGGCTCGTTTTGATTTTTCTTGGTGTGATCCTGATTATCACCAGGAAACTTTGGAGAATTTGAAGACTGCTATCAAGGGTACTAAGAAACTATGTGCTGTGAGTTTCATTCCTTCTCTTCAATGTTTGTCGAATAATAGAGGTTATAGCATGGCCGAATTTTAATTAACCAATATTGTTCTGCAATATGCAATTTAGTACGAAAGTGTTTTCAAATAGTTGATATAAGTGTTATAGCGTAGaggaatttgaacaaaatgttattttccgCCATTTGCgcctttttttttgtcaagtggttagaatttcacctttaaggtgaataagtggagtgtttggGGTTCGTACCCCGACTTCTGCATATAGCAATGTCCCTAACAACTGAGTTATGCTCACGGGGACGACAATATTGCTTTTCTGTTACTTCACATTTTATATCTTTGCTATTTAGGCAATAAAGAGCAGTTTTGTTTAATGCGGAAATTGTGGCTGAAAGAAGGCAAAACATAACAATCTTTCTTATTTTGGCTTTTTGGAAAGTTGATTATATATTTACGTTACATTGGCTAAAAgtagacaaaagaaaaagaaaataaagccTTGTCTCGGAGGATATGATATTATGTCAACAACCAAATATTCCAAAATCTGCAACAGTTGGTgttgaatgaaaatgaaagatatGATATTATGACATGTTTTTGTATGTTTACTGTCGAATTTATCAAGGCAAAGCTCATTTAGGATTTAGCAGCTGTTTTAAGAATATCCAACTTCTTTATTCTCATTTTTCTGCTTTCTATGGATTTTATGTTGAGGATTAGTAATGCGAAAGGAGTTGAAAGTTTGTTACTTCAATTTCCTTTGACAGGTTATGCTGGACACGGTGGGTGCAGAGATGCAGGTTGTTAACAAAAGTGAGACAACTATCTCACTTGAGATAGATGCTCAGGTTGTTCTGACTCCCAACCAGGGACAAGAAGCTTCTTCAGCGCTATTGCCAATCAACTTTGATGGACTGGCTCAGGTTTATTGACATTTTCCACCTTGTCATATGATGTGACTTTTGTACATTGCTTCCACTAAATATTATCATGAAAGATTTcattcaatttgttttttacaCTTTTGTTTCTTATGGAGTGCATGCTTTGAGTCAATTGCGCTTTTCCTCTCAGGGTTGCATGACTATAAGTAGCTATAAATTTTATATGCATATGCAATTTAATTCCTGCTTATGATGTTATTAGCAGTTAATGTGAATATTTAGTTGAATTTCaacatgaaatttgtttttcattACTTTGAGATACAATATATCTTTTTATGCCTTCGGCTTGCATTGTAATTTGTTGCATGCGTAATTTTCAAATTCTTGATTGTTTACAGGCAGTGAAGAAGGGGGACACAATTTTTATCGGTCAATACTTGTTCACAGGAAGCGAAACTACTTCTGTATGGCTAGAGGTAAAATAAGTTGAAACCAGAATGCAAAGTTTATTTCAATAGGTCCATTTACTTCTGTATGGTTATGAATTTGCATATTTTTTGTGCATCAATCGTACATGTTTTTTCCGtcttggtcttttttttttatagttgttgAAATTTAAAACATAAGTAGGTCCAAAAGCATAACaagtaatatttgttttttttacgtGCCTGATGACTAATGAGTTCTACCTGATGCTGTGCAGGTATCTGAAGTACAAGGGAATGATGTTGTATGTAGTATAAAGAATTCAGCTACATTGACTGGCTCATTGTTCACTTTGCATGCCTCTCAAATTCATATTGATTTGCCTACCCTTACAGAGAAAGACAAGGAGGTATGTACTATTTTTCTCGCAGTTGTGTGAATTATTAACATTTCACGACTCGTGTTCTCTATGTCTAGGAAATAGGATATGTTAAAGTTTTAggaatattttttatgtatttgacTTATTTTCAGGTTATAAGCACCTGGGgagctaaaaacaaaattgattttctgTCATTGTCATATACTCGGCATGCTGAAGATGTTCGTGAGGTAGTTCGAGCTCCAGATTGTTTTACTTGAGTTGGTCATCTCATACTCAATTTCTATTAATAGGCCTTCGTATGTTATTTTAATGCAGGCTCGTGACTTCCTTTCAAAGTTAGGCGATCTTAGCCAGACTCAAATTTTTGCAAAGATTGAAAATGTTGAGGTGAGTTGCATATCTTCATGTCTGTGTAAATTATATTCTTATTGGCTATACTTAGTCAATTATATAAATAGATTTTATATCTACGTTGTTTCTTAGGGATTGACCCATTTTGATGAGATTCTACAAGAAGCTGACGGTATTATCCTTTCCCGTGGGAATTTGGGCATTGATCTTCCACCAGAGAAGGTCAGTTGATAAAATTCATTTTGTAGTTTGACATGCTTGGTGTCCTATATTCTTGAGACTGTCTCTATTAAGTGAATGCTGAATAGTTATAAGAATGAATGTTGCATAGATATTCATATTTATCAACTTCCGTTTGCTTCTGTAGGTTTTTCTATTTCAAAAATCTGCTCTACACAAATGTAATATGGCTGGGAAACCAGCTGTGCTTACACGTGTCGTGGACAGCATGACTGACAACTTAAGACCAACTCGTGCCGAAGCCACTGATGTTGCCAATGCTGTTTTAGATGGTAAGTCAGTGCTTATATCATGCAGCATACATCTTATTCTCAATGATTGTTTACTGTGTTTTGGTTAGAACCACTTGAATGAATATGTTTGTTCAACTGTTAATAAATAAACAGGAAGTGATGCAATTCTTCTGGGTGCTGAGACTTTACGTGGGTTGTATCCTGTTGAGACTATTTCTACCGTTGGCAGAATTTGTTCAGAGGTAAGTTCATTGGATGATGGCtcattaattttgtttaacATGTTGGATTTGTACTGATCTCTTGATTCCGGTTTTATGGAATCTGATCATGTACTTATTTTATGTTGGACTATAGGCTCTCTGTTGCATAAATGAATGTTGACAAATATCTCTGCCTTCCATTTCATGTCCTTGTAGGCTGAGAAAGTTTTCAATCAAGATGTTTATTTTAAAAGGACAGTCAAATTTGTCGGAGAACCCATGACCCACTTGGAATCTATTGCATCCTCTGCGGTACTTTCATCTGAACATTTCCCTATATTTTTAGAGTATTTTCTTATGCCTATTGATTTTTTGTAATGTGTTTTATGGATGTTTCTGTTTTGGCTCTGCCTGTATAAACAATTTAATCAAGTGTGTATAGTATAAGCGCTTATCATATGTGTTTatctataagctattttttagaagaaaagaaaaaagataaaaggaagtcaaactatttttacataaattataatttatttttataagctatcctgaagagcttatggaaataagcttaAAACAGCtaatggacatgtcataagctatttCCATGAGCTCTCACAGAGTCTCACAAGGGCTCGTGTtaatagataaactcaaataaatcaattcaaacaggGTCTATATCTTTGAAATCAGGCTTCTTACATTCAAATCTTTACTTGTTAGGTTCGAGCTGCTATTAAGGTGAAGGCTTCTATTATAATTTGCTTCACTTCATCTGGAAGAGCTGCAAGGtactatttttaaataattagaCATGAATGTGTTCATATTTTTAGTTTGTTGTGAAACAGTTGTTCTTCAATGTTGGGAAAAAAAACACTATCCTTAAGACTTCTATCTAAACATGTCATGTGAACCTGTCAGATTGATTGCGAAGTATAGGCCAACAATGCCGGTTCTCTCTGTGGTGATCCCCCGACTTAAGACCAATCAGCTAAAGTGGAGCTTTAGTGGAGCATTTGAGGTTGGATCTTAACTCTTGAGATTGGTCCATTTTTCTATCTGTTAATTATCCCTAGCTGTTGTGACATCCTTAAGAGGTCTCTTTCCTATACTGTATATATTGACCTGTGGTTTATATTGTATCACCTTTGCGACACAGGCAAGGCAATCACTTATCGTAAGAGGTCTCTTTCCTATGCTTGCTGATCCTCGACATCCTGTAAGTTTCTTTTTCAGTTAAACTGTTAGTAATACTACTAATACATAATCTTTATTCGGCATGACCACTTTGTGCTATCGTTGTCGATAGAATTGAATGCTACTTTCCACCCACCACATCGCATAATGATTGCTGACTATATGTTTATGTCATTTACTTTGTCCCTGCAGGCTGAGTCAACAAGTGCATCAAATGAATCTATTCTTAAGGTTGCCCTTGATCATGGAAAAGCATTGGGAGTTATAAAGTCACATGATCGAGTTGTTGTTTGTCAGAAACTTGGTGATGCATCTGTGGTTAAGATTATTGAGCTCGAAGATTAAAGTGAATTAATCCAACAGTTTTAGTTCTATAGTATTCTTTTGGGGGGCTTAATTATTTCCGAAGTTTTTGAAAGCTGCAGATGATTCTGCAACGAGTCAAGGTTATCTTGATTTTGATCGCAAAATTATGTTCCATGTATTGGAAATGAATTGTTACTGGCTATCACATAAAATCAAGGGAATGTGCCCTTGATGCAAAAAATTTCCAATATTTTTCGGTTTAATATTTACATAAGAACACAACTTGAAAATGTGTTTATTGGATACAATTGCCAAACTAATGATGCTAATAGCTTGTATTTTCAATTACTAAATAAATGTGCATAACCCAGCATAGGtgtcatattttatttgaatgatCACAATTTCATCAATGACCATGGTAATGTTCTTGATgtgtcaaaatgttatattaaaatttgttgtAAATTTGATGTCACTGTATGTTTTCCCCTCTAAAAATGGTGCATACCAGCATAGGAGTATATTATGTGCCAAAAATGTGATTTATTGCTCTAATACTTAATTTAATGACAAAATATCTATTTGATACTAAAATTCACCTTTTTACGCAAtaaattgaaacttttatgCAAAAACACGAgttaaaactaaaattacaatGTGAAAATAGAGAGTACAAAAAGTCcaacttaaaaaaatttagttattttttttttcttataatttttttgtatatgCTATGCTTTTAAAGTTtagtatcttttttttttattaaattataccttttaatttgattttcttaaacTTGATTTCTGGCTCCGCGTTATATGTTATACGAACTGCAttaatatgttaaaaaatgcattattattGAATGAAGTAGTCTTTGAAAatgaacaatttaaaaatatttattttaaagtatattATACATTATGATATACTAAATTTTGGATCAATAATAACCTCTAAAGCTTAAGAAAAAGGCACTggataaatatttaatatatttcaaaCGTTAATGAGTTTGTCAAGAGTTTGGAGGCAATTGTGCAAGCCACTCTCAACGTTATACAATTGACTGCCTGTCTGCCTCATAATGAAAAAGAAACCATCAtgtaaataggaaaaaaatctGATGTTCTTAGATCATTTGTTCAAGAATAtaaatttagaaatatttttttttaaaaattgttcttAGATAATGTCCTGGGAAACTTGTACCTGTAAttgattacttttttttttttttggtgatatttgtaattgtttacTATTCTGGACAAGTTAACACAAAGGAATATATATCATTATTCGAAATATCTATCAAGCAGCACCCGTGGCCTAATGGATAAGGCGTTTGACTTCTAATCAAGCTTGTGGGTTCGAGTCCCACCGGGTGTgctttttttttcatgatttaaTTCGTTCCTGCTATAACAAATTTCCCAGACTCCTATTTCTTACactatttttttgttcaaattttgtatttggttcaaaatcAATGTTACAACACTTAAGCAGTTCAGTACaacttatattttgtttttattccaCAAATATGATGTGAGCTTATTTCTATATTCAAGTTTTAATACTCCAAATTGAAGCTTAAAAACAAAAAGTGACTCTAAATGGTAGGGTACATGGTACAtaaatactattattatttttaataaattcaaTAAGAAACAAGTTGATGAATAAATAACTCCAAAAATAGAACAAGCACAAAAGTTTCATTTCATCAATTTGGCCTAATCTACATTCTATCTAACTGACTAATTTCATCTGTTATACAAAATTCATCTAGGTTGAAGAGtgctgttgttgctgctgctgttgttgttgttgttgaagattCATCAATTCAATCTCCTTCTTCCTAATAAGCAAAACCATTCTCTCATTTTCTAATCTTCTCCTTTCATTCTCAAGTTTAGCTCTCTCCATTTCCCTCTCTTTCTTGCTACTATACCTTTGCCATTTCAACCTTTGTTTTTCAAGCTCAAAAGCTTGTGATTCATATCTTACTTTCTGTTCTTCCAATTGCAATATCCTGGTTCTTATCCATTGCTTTTTCTCCCATGGACTCTTACCTCCAtcttgaaacacaccacttatTTCATTGTTCATTTGATGCATCAATGTTAATGATGTTGATGATGGtgaaatagaaaatgaaaatccTCCTTTTCTTGGCCTTTTTCTTGTTGATTTTCCATCGTTTTCGTCGTCATCTTGATCATTTAAATGACTAATTAGTTGATGACCCTTTGAACCACCTTCTCctgattcttcttcatcctcatcaGAATAGTCTTCTGACTCGTCGTCTTCATCTTCGTCGTCTTCCTCTTCAACATCTCCGCTACCAATTTTCAACATCCTTAAACCTTCTCCTCTTGAACCACCTAAATTCCCTACACCATTCTCTGATGAATGAAAAcaatgttgttgctgctgctgttgttgatgatgttgagGTTGATTCTGAGGcggtgttgttgttgttgttgttacaCCTTCCAGTTGATGATGAACATTAGAACCAGAAgcaccaccaccagcaccaccaTGACCACAACTATTATGATAAGCACACATTTCCCTAAAGAAAAGATGCTTAGAATTAAGCAATTTCCTAACTTCATCTTTCATCTTTGGTGTCAAATCCATTGTATCCAACAAATTCTGATTCTCAACAACTCTACAAGCTGTTCCTTTTCCAAGTATATCATTAACTCTCTTATACCTTTTATTCAAATCATTAAACTTATCTTCACATTGTTGAGGTGACACATAAAACCCTTTTTCCATCATAGCCCTTGAAACAGATTTCCATTTTCCTTTCTTCTGTAACAAACCACTAGACTTTTTCTTACTTGGATCATTCCCTTCAGAACCAGCTTCATCACCAATGTAATAAACAGCCATTATCAATAGCCTTACCATTGTATCAGTCCATTTCATTCTTTGCCAAGGTGAAATCTTTCGCTTTGGATCACCAGAACTTTCTTCAGCTGGAAAATTTGGCTCATCTTCATCACTCACCTGAGAGCTTTGCTGTTGCTGTTGCTGCTGAATTTTGTTCTTGGATGAAGAAAATGGAGGGTACCCATGTTTTATTGACTGATGTAATTGTTGTTCTTGGGGAGCATAAGAAACAACTTGGGAATGGTGCAAATGATGAGGATTTTGTTGCTGATTAGGAAGattctgttgttgttgttgttgttgttgctgctgctgctgttgttgttgttgttgttgttggtgtaaAGGGGTATCAATAACACCAAGCAAACCAGAAGAAGTGATGGTAGAAAACATTCCATTGGCTTCCATCATTCAAGAATTGTAAAGCAAAAAAGGAAGAAACTTTGAAGGAAATGGAATAGCCCTTAAATTGAATAGTTGATTagaaaaaaaagggtaaatgaaaattgggtttttttggTGGAAGAAAGTACAGAAATTGGGATTACTACATTACATAGAAATTGGGTTGTTGGTGTTAAGGGGAGAAATGAGAAAAGGTATATAATAGAGAAAAGGgtaaagagagaaagagagtatAAAATGTGTGTTTTTGAAGCAACTGGTTTTGAGAGTGGTGGGAGAAAACTGCCCATGGTATTTGAGTCTctctagagagagagagagagagagaaaatccACAGGTTTTGTGTAAAACTGGGGAGCTACAGTGTTATAACGCCAACAAGGACGCTGGTTTAGTTTGTTCTGGTTTGGTTTCTATTCACTATACGCGTTGTTCGTTTCTCTAATCCAAATTCCAACAACCCAACTGTCTCATTACAAGGAGTTACAGATATCAAAATATAGgcccaacaaaaatacaaaacaaaagtaGGATTGGGACGAATTTTtctctctccccaccccccaaTATTTCTCGTGTATCttctgaattttcaattttgcccttgccaCTTATAAAACGTTTTTGAAAAACGTTTTTTTAATGTGCAAAATATTTTAGATTACGATTTCCAATGtgtaaaatatttcaaaaaaagttTTTCGAAATAcgcttgtttttttttttttgataagcaaaattgaattataaagaagtacaaggggtactcaaactcTTACAATTCGaaacaaataattatatgtTTTGTAAACATACAATAGGATTAGTGCACCAATCCGAAAAAGAATAGGTGGACTTGCGCCCTGCTCTTCCGCTAAACCAAATCCACGAGATCGCCGTAATATTATCAACCAACAAAGAAATATCCGCCATCTCCCCTCGGAAAATGATATTATTCCTCGATCTCCATATGCACCAAGTAGTAGTTAACCAAATCAAATGTCGAATGTGCCTACCGTTTTTTGACTTGACAAGTTCACCACACATAATAAAGTGATTCAGCCCTTCCTCACCAATAGTTAAACTACATCCCATCCATTTGAAAATAGCATTCCACACCATTTGAGTAAATTTGCAACCGTAGAAAAGATGAGAACAGTTCTCTATATGCCTAAAACAGAACACACAGGTAAATTCATGAGGATTTGTAATGATACCTTTTGAAGCCAAAGCGCCCCGCGTTGGTAATTTCTCCAATAGTAATCTCCACCCAAAAACACTCACTTTCGATGGCACATCATTCTTCCACAGATTTTTAAGAGCCTCCATCATTCTTGGATTAAATGTCTCAACCGCACCATGTTGTATCAGAAAGGTATAACAAGAATTAACCGAGAACATACATGCAGAGCCAATAATCCAGCGCCATCTGTCAACGCTGTTTGGATTCAAACTAACATCCGACAACAATTCTTTTAGCTTAAAAAGATCATGTTCTTCAGATTGCGTTAACTCATCACGCCAATCCCATTGCCAAAACAGTCCCTCACTGCCGTTGATCATCCTATCTGCAATCAAAGAATGTTGCCGCAACTCTTTTGCAAAGAGGTTAGGAAATAATTCTCGAAACGACATATTTCCGCACCACTTGGCATTCCAGAAACTAATTTCAGTACCGTTGCCCACCACACAACTAGTATTAGAACGGAACCATCCGGGCATGATGGAGTCACCCACAATTATCACATCCCTCCACCATAAAGAATCCTTTGATCCATAAGTTGTTGCTTCCCTGTTCAATAAAATAGAAGGCAAAAAACCATATCTATGCTGCAACAAATCAGACCATAGTGCATCTTTTTCATTAATACCCCTCCATTTCCATTTGCTAAGCAAAGCCACATTAaaaagttccaaattttttaccCCTAAACCACCTTGATCTTTTGGACGACAAACTTGCTCCCACTTTACCCAACATAACTTTTTATCTTCTAAACCGCCACCCCATAAAAAATTCCTTTGGATCCGCACCAATTGTTTTAAGACGCATTTTGGAGCTttgaaaaaggagaaaaaatacAATGGTAGACTTGCCAACACTGAGTTAATTAGCGTGATTCTACCACCATATGATAGTTGACGACAGCTCCAACTACTTAATCTCTTCGACATAGCGTCCACCACCGGTCTCCAAGTCTCTCTACGTCGAGGATTGGCACCCACCGGGATGCCCAGAAATTTGAAAGAAATACGCTTGTATTATACACAAACAGAACATCGTAGAATTAATTAGGTTTTCATACTAAATATTACCCTAAATGTGTTGGTAAACCCTACTCTTACTCCATCTCTCTCTCGTTCCTTCAGCCAACAACAAAGAGACTAAATTTTTGACCCACAAATAAGTTGTTCGTCATTTTGATAATGTTTGTGTTGATTTTTAGTGAAACTTTTGAGTATTTTGATTTTAGGTTAGGTTTTAATTAAGTTTCATAATCAATTATAGTTGATTGGATAAATTGATTAGTTTTTGAGTAGAGAATTGTAATAATGATTAGTTTTTCAAACTAGTTTGTGATTAGTGACTAATATTTGATTAGTTTGGTGTTTAATTGATAAttgcaatgttttaagaaccagaccggaccggccggttcaacCGGGAACCGAACACAACAGCGGTCTGGGCTAGTGCTGAGAACCGGTAGTCTGCAGAACCGGAAAAAACCGCTTGAAACCGGTACGAATCGTCCGGAACCGTTCGAACCGGGGGCGG from Trifolium pratense cultivar HEN17-A07 linkage group LG1, ARS_RC_1.1, whole genome shotgun sequence includes these protein-coding regions:
- the LOC123902711 gene encoding GATA zinc finger domain-containing protein 10-like, with product MMEANGMFSTITSSGLLGVIDTPLHQQQQQQQQQQQQQQQQQQQNLPNQQQNPHHLHHSQVVSYAPQEQQLHQSIKHGYPPFSSSKNKIQQQQQQQSSQVSDEDEPNFPAEESSGDPKRKISPWQRMKWTDTMVRLLIMAVYYIGDEAGSEGNDPSKKKSSGLLQKKGKWKSVSRAMMEKGFYVSPQQCEDKFNDLNKRYKRVNDILGKGTACRVVENQNLLDTMDLTPKMKDEVRKLLNSKHLFFREMCAYHNSCGHGGAGGGASGSNVHHQLEGVTTTTTTPPQNQPQHHQQQQQQQHCFHSSENGVGNLGGSRGEGLRMLKIGSGDVEEEDDEDEDDESEDYSDEDEEESGEGGSKGHQLISHLNDQDDDENDGKSTRKRPRKGGFSFSISPSSTSLTLMHQMNNEISGVFQDGGKSPWEKKQWIRTRILQLEEQKVRYESQAFELEKQRLKWQRYSSKKEREMERAKLENERRRLENERMVLLIRKKEIELMNLQQQQQQQQQQQHSST
- the LOC123903499 gene encoding pyruvate kinase 1, cytosolic-like codes for the protein MPSSHLLLEEPIRMASILEPSKASFFSAMTKIVGTLGPKSRSVETISGCLKAGMSVARFDFSWCDPDYHQETLENLKTAIKGTKKLCAVMLDTVGAEMQVVNKSETTISLEIDAQVVLTPNQGQEASSALLPINFDGLAQAVKKGDTIFIGQYLFTGSETTSVWLEVSEVQGNDVVCSIKNSATLTGSLFTLHASQIHIDLPTLTEKDKEVISTWGAKNKIDFLSLSYTRHAEDVREARDFLSKLGDLSQTQIFAKIENVEGLTHFDEILQEADGIILSRGNLGIDLPPEKVFLFQKSALHKCNMAGKPAVLTRVVDSMTDNLRPTRAEATDVANAVLDGSDAILLGAETLRGLYPVETISTVGRICSEAEKVFNQDVYFKRTVKFVGEPMTHLESIASSAVRAAIKVKASIIICFTSSGRAARLIAKYRPTMPVLSVVIPRLKTNQLKWSFSGAFEARQSLIVRGLFPMLADPRHPAESTSASNESILKVALDHGKALGVIKSHDRVVVCQKLGDASVVKIIELED